A part of Lutra lutra chromosome 2, mLutLut1.2, whole genome shotgun sequence genomic DNA contains:
- the HNRNPDL gene encoding heterogeneous nuclear ribonucleoprotein D-like: protein MEVPPRLSHVPPPLFPSAPATLASRSLSHWRPRAPRQLAPLLPSLAASSARQGARRAQRHVTAQQPSRLAGGAAIKGGRRRRPDLFRRHFKSGSIQRSAAAAAATRTARQHPPADSSAAMEDMNEYSNIEEFAEGSKINASKNQQDDGKMFIGGLSWDTSKKDLTEYLSRFGEVVDCTIKTDPVTGRSRGFGFVLFKDAASVDKVLELKEHKLDGKLIDPKRAKALKGKEPPKKVFVGGLSPDTSEEQIKEYFGAFGEIENIELPMDTKTNERRGFCFITYTDEEPVKKLLESRYHQIGSGKCEIKVAQPKEVYRQQQQQQKGGRGAAAGGRGGTRGRGRGQGQNWNQGFNNYYDQGYGNYNSAYGGDQNYSGYGGYDYTGYNYGNYGYGQGYADYSGQQSTYGKASRGGGNHQNNYQPY, encoded by the exons ATGGAGGTCCCGCCCCGGCTCTCCCATGTGCCGCCGCCATTGTTCCCCTCCGCTCCCGCTACTTTAGCCTCCCGCAGCCTTTCCCATTGGCGGCCGCGAGCGCCGCGGCAGCTCGCCCCGCTCCTCCCTTCGCTCGCTGCCAGCTCCGCCCGGCAGGGGGCGCGCCGGGCTCAGCGCCACGTCACCGCGCAGCAGCCCTCGCGATTGGCGGGCGGGGCGGCTATAAAGGGAGGGCGCAGGCGGCGCCCGGATCTCTTCCGCCGCCATTTTAAATCCGGCTCCATACAACGctccgccgccgctgccgccgcgaCCCGGACTGCGCGCCAGCACCCCCCGGCCGACAGCTCCGCCGCCATGGAGGACATGAACGAGTACAGCAACATAGAGGAGTTCGCAGAGGGATCCAAGATCAACGCGAGCAAGAACCAGCAGGATGACGG TAAAATGTTTATTGGAGGCTTGAGCTGGGATACAAGCAAGAAAGATCTGACTGAGTATTTGTCCCGATTTGGGGAAGTGGTGGACTGTACGATTAAGACAGACCCGGTGACCGGAAGATCGAGAGGATTCGGGTTTGTGCTTTTCAAAGACGCTGCTAGTGTCGACAAG GTTTTGGAACTGAAAGAACACAAACTGGATGGCAAATTGATAGACCCCAAAAGGGCCAAAGCTTTAAAAGGGAAAGAACCGCCCAAAAAGGTTTTTGTGGGCGGATTGAGCCCAGATACTtctgaagaacaaattaaagaatattttggagCCTTTGGAGAG ATTGAAAATATTGAACTTCCCATGGATACAAAAACAAACGAAAGAAGAGGATTTTGTTTTATCACGTATACAGATGAAGAGCCAGTAAAGAAATTATTAGAAAGCAGATATCATCAAATCGGTTCTGGGAAG TGTGAAATCAAAGTTGCACAACCCAAAGAGGTATACaggcagcaacagcagcaacaaaaaggaggaagaggtgcTGCAGCTGGTGGACGAGGTGGCACTAGGGGTCGTGGACGAG GTCAGGGCCAAAACTGGAACCAAGGATTTAATAACTATTATGATCAAGGATATGGAAATTACAATAGTGCCTATGGTGGTGATCAAAACTATAGTGGCTATGGCGGCTATGATTATACTGGGTATAACTATGGGAACTATGGATATGGACAGGGATATGCAGACTACAGTG GCCAACAGAGCACTTACGGCAAGGCATCTCGAGGGGGTGGCAATCACCAAAACAATTACCAGCCATACTAA